The genomic stretch TTGTAATTTGTATGAACCATCTGCAATAGTATCATCTGAAGGTGATACTCCATCAATCTTAAGAGCTTTAACATCTGAGGACATATGTGCATAGGATACAAATCCAATAGCATTTTCATCAGTTTTTACAGATTGTTTTACAGCTTCAGTTGAAGATTGAACTACAGCGTCAGATTTAATTTTAGTGTCTTTACCCATTACAATGGATTCAAATGCATCTAAAGTTCCAGAACCATCTTCACGACGAATTACATTAATTTTACCGTCTGAACCACCAACTTCTTTCCAGTTGGTAATTTTTCCAGAGAAGATATCCTTTAATTGTTCTGAGGTTACCCCATCAACACTGTTTTTGGTGTTAACAGCAATAACAATTCCGTCTTGACCAAGAGGAATTTGAGTTAAACCTTGAGACTCATTTTTCTTTAAAGCTTTAGAACTTGTACCAATATCAGCAGTTCCGTCTTGTGCACTTTTGATACCTACACTAGATCCCCCACCTTGAACGTTGATTTGTGCATCAGGGTGAGTTTCTTTGTATTTTTCTACTAATTTTTCTGCTACAGGTTGTACAGAAGTAGATCCTACAATTTCTACCTTACTGGATCCACTGTTAATTGCCAAATAAGCACCTGCAAGCACTAAAATTATAACAATAACTAAAATAATCCTTTTTGTATTTTTTTTCATTTTTTAACACCGAACATAAAATTAAAATGAAAGTTTAAGAGGTTTTAGAGGAATTTTCAACGAAAATATTTAAAATATAAAGTTAACATAAATTTAAATCTTAAACTCCATTTAGATTTTAAAAATGAGATTGGTTTTTTTTATTAAAAAAAAATTTTTTCAACCTCAAATAAAGATTATTTTACAGAGTATATAAAGGTTATCTTTTTGTGTATAAAAATTCTCATTATGTGAAAAAAATAAAAAATTAGTGGAAAAATTAGGAAATTTATTCTCATTTTAGGAAATTATGAACAAAATCCAAAAAATCATATTTGAACAAGATGAATTAAAGAAATAATTAAAATAAAAAAATATATAAAAAATAATAAAGAATGTATAAAAAATCTAAAATTAATGATAAAATTAAACAAGAAAATAGCTAAAAAAAATATGCAAAAAGCATTAATAAAAAAAATAAAAAGAGAGA from Methanobrevibacter boviskoreani JH1 encodes the following:
- a CDS encoding phosphate ABC transporter substrate-binding protein, which encodes MKKNTKRIILVIVIILVLAGAYLAINSGSSKVEIVGSTSVQPVAEKLVEKYKETHPDAQINVQGGGSSVGIKSAQDGTADIGTSSKALKKNESQGLTQIPLGQDGIVIAVNTKNSVDGVTSEQLKDIFSGKITNWKEVGGSDGKINVIRREDGSGTLDAFESIVMGKDTKIKSDAVVQSSTEAVKQSVKTDENAIGFVSYAHMSSDVKALKIDGVSPSDDTIADGSYKLQRPFLFLVKGTSNQATQDFLNFVNSREGQKVLKDEKIVQASNNTNSSQ